From the genome of Corallococcus macrosporus DSM 14697:
AGCGTCACCACGTCCCCGGGCGACAGCGGCGCATCCACGGCGCCATCCGACTGCCGCACCACGGACACGAAGGGGCCGCCCTTGACGCGGACGCCCTCCGGCGGCTCCCGCAGCACCACCACCGACGCCAACCCCAGGACCGCGAGCAGCGGAACCGCCCACCGCCAGGTCCTCGGAGGCGCGCGCATCGGCGCGGCCTCGGCACGCGGGGCGAACACCCGCGCCCACGCGAACGCCCGTGACACTCCCGCGGGTGCAGGGGCCTCACGCCGCGCCAGCACGCGCGTCTTCCTCCACGCGAACTCCGGGGCCTCGCGTGCCGCGCCCGCCGCCTCGCGCAGCCGCTCCAGCTTCGCCTGACACTGCTCGCACGACGCCAGATGCGTGGGAGGTGGCGCGTCCCCCACCACCAGCTCGTCCAACGCGAGCCTCGACAGGTGCCCGCTCATGACCGGGGCTCCAGCGCCAGCTCCCGCGCGCGGACCCGGACCTTCTCCAGCTCGCGCCCCACCGTCTTGCGCGACAGGCCCACCACCTCCACGATTTCCTCCTGGGTGAGCGCGTCCACGAAGTGGAGCGTCGCAATCTGGAGGGCGCGGTCATCCAGCTCGCGGGCCAGCACCCGCAGCAGGTTGCGCGCCTCCACCTCCTGCGGGTCCGCCCCCGCCTCCTCTGCTTCGGCGAGCGCCTGGGCGGGGACGTCCTTCAACGCCCGGCTCCGCAGCATGTTGAGGCAGACATGGGTGGTGACCCGGAAGATGTAGGTCATGGGGCGTGCCTCCGCGCGGAACGCCCCGCCCGCCTGGAGGAGCCGGCAGAAGACCTCCTGCACGGCATCCCAGGCGTCCGAGTCGCGGCCGAGCAGGGTCCTGGCCCTCCCGTGGACGGTGGGCGCGTACTTTTCATAGAGGTCGGCGAGCTCCGAGGCGCCTAGTCCCCGGGCCATTGATTCTCCACGCGCATTGGACACGCGACCGTGCCAGCGTGGGAACCGCGCCCCTAGAAAAAACGCGGACCCGCTCAGTTCGTGGAGCGCGTGTCCGCGTCCGGATGCACGGTGCCGGGGGGCGCCTCCGTCTCCCGCGGCAGCCACACGTGGAACGTGGAACCCTCCCCCGCCACGCCCGGTGACTCCACCCAGATGCGGCCGCCGTGCTGCTCCACGATGCCCTGGCTGATGGTGAGCCCCAGGCCCAGGCCGCCGTACTTGCTGCCGTGCGCGCGGCCGAAGCGCTCGAAGATGAGCGCCTGCTTCTCCTTGGGGATGCCCACACCGGTGTCCGTCACCGACAGGTGGACGCCCTCGTCGCGCTCGCCCTGCACCCGCACCCACACCGGCCCGCCCTCGGGCGAGTAGCGCAGCGCGTTGGACAGGAGGTTGGTGAGCACCTGGTCCAGGCGGCCCCGGTCCCACGTGCCCTCGAGCTGCTCGGAGGCCTCGACGTGGATTTCATGGCCCTGCGACAGCACCGCCATGCGGTCCCGCGTCTCGTGGACCAGGTGGCTCAGGTCGAAGCGCTCCAGCTCCAGGGACAGGCGCCCGGCCTGGAGGCGGCTGATGTCCAGCAGGTCCTCCACCAGCTTGGCCATGCGGTCGATCTGCCGGTTGATGATTTTGAGCGACTTGCCCGGCCCGGTCTCCGTCTCGCCGCCCAGCTTCAAGAGCGCCAGGTGCGCGTGGCCCTTGGCCGCGGCCAGCGGCGTGCGCAGCTCGTGGCTGGCCGCCGCGAGGAAGGCGTCCTTCGCCTCGCTGGCCAGCCGCAGCGCCGTCTCCGCGCGCTGGCGCTCGGTGATGTCGCGCGCCACGGAGATGAAGCGCCCGGGGCCGCCGTCCGCCGCCACGTACTGGAGCACCACCTCCACCGGCACCTCGGAGCCGTCCCGCCGGCGGTGGCTGGTGGAGTACGTCTGGCTGGGCAGCGTGCCGCTCACCAGCGGCGCCAGCAGCTTGCGGAAGCCCGCCTCGTCGAAGGCGCCCTCCACCTCCAGCACCGACAGCCCCACCAGCTCCTCGGCGCTGCCGGCGAGCTGCTTGGCCGCGCCCGCGTTGGCGTAGGTGAGCGTCAGCGAGTCCGGGGAGAACATGAGGACGCAGTCCAGCGTCGCGTCCAGCGTCGCCTTGAAGCGGCCCTGCGCCTCCTCCGCCCGGCGCTTGTCGTCGATGTCCGTGGCCACGGCAATCCAGCCAACCAGCAGGCCATTCTCGTCGCGCTCCGGCACCGCGCGCGCCAGGTGCCAGCGGTACACGCCGTCGAAGCGGCGCAGGCGGAACTCGCGCTCCACGCGCTGCCCCAGGCGGATGGCCTGCCCCCACGCGGCGCGCATGGCCTCGCGGTCCGAGGGGTGGACGAACTCCAGGAAGGTGTTGAGCGACAGCGGCTGCTCCGCCTGGATGCCGGTGTAGTCGCGCGCGGCGCGGTTGGCATAGGTGAAGCTGCCATCCGAGCGCGCCGCCCACATCACCTCCGGCAGGGACTCCGTGAGCCGCAGGTGGCGCAGCTCGCTCTGCCGCTCCAGCGCCTCGCGCTCGCGCTCGCGCAGCAGCGCCGCCTGCCGCTGAATCTGCTGCTCCTTGAGGAACAGGTCCACGAAGACGCTGACCTTGGAGCGGAGGATTTCCGGGTCGAAGGGCTTGAGCAGGTAGTCCACCGCGCCGTGCGCGTAGCCCTTGAACACGTGGGCCGCGTCGCGGCTGAGCGCGGTGAGGAAGATGATGGGGATGGTGCGCGTGCGCTCGCGCTGCTTGATGAGGGTGGCCGTCTGGAAGCCGTCCAGCCCGGGCATCTGAACGTCCATCAA
Proteins encoded in this window:
- a CDS encoding ATP-binding protein is translated as MTPSEHISADRNQEGPSQPRASILMVDDHPSNLLALEAILEPLGQELVKATSGEEALKFLLQRDFAVILMDVQMPGLDGFQTATLIKQRERTRTIPIIFLTALSRDAAHVFKGYAHGAVDYLLKPFDPEILRSKVSVFVDLFLKEQQIQRQAALLREREREALERQSELRHLRLTESLPEVMWAARSDGSFTYANRAARDYTGIQAEQPLSLNTFLEFVHPSDREAMRAAWGQAIRLGQRVEREFRLRRFDGVYRWHLARAVPERDENGLLVGWIAVATDIDDKRRAEEAQGRFKATLDATLDCVLMFSPDSLTLTYANAGAAKQLAGSAEELVGLSVLEVEGAFDEAGFRKLLAPLVSGTLPSQTYSTSHRRRDGSEVPVEVVLQYVAADGGPGRFISVARDITERQRAETALRLASEAKDAFLAAASHELRTPLAAAKGHAHLALLKLGGETETGPGKSLKIINRQIDRMAKLVEDLLDISRLQAGRLSLELERFDLSHLVHETRDRMAVLSQGHEIHVEASEQLEGTWDRGRLDQVLTNLLSNALRYSPEGGPVWVRVQGERDEGVHLSVTDTGVGIPKEKQALIFERFGRAHGSKYGGLGLGLTISQGIVEQHGGRIWVESPGVAGEGSTFHVWLPRETEAPPGTVHPDADTRSTN
- a CDS encoding sigma-70 family RNA polymerase sigma factor — encoded protein: MARGLGASELADLYEKYAPTVHGRARTLLGRDSDAWDAVQEVFCRLLQAGGAFRAEARPMTYIFRVTTHVCLNMLRSRALKDVPAQALAEAEEAGADPQEVEARNLLRVLARELDDRALQIATLHFVDALTQEEIVEVVGLSRKTVGRELEKVRVRARELALEPRS